A single Nostoc sp. ATCC 53789 DNA region contains:
- the mobC gene encoding plasmid mobilization relaxosome protein MobC yields the protein MPSTACCRRYARLGRLAKGGSIPTLETPSKTASTQVLLMPKASSQSLVRTKMLQVRFSPIEYEMIRSKAEDTSMSLAELTRRCILLRQIPPPPPRLGRVTVDTYLELLRIGNNINQLAKATNTAIKMQLPPPASPELLQELLELLRHCQREIANTFIEESDEETDDWQPD from the coding sequence ATGCCTAGCACTGCGTGCTGCCGTCGCTACGCTCGGCTCGGCAGGCTTGCCAAAGGGGGAAGTATCCCCACTTTGGAAACCCCCTCTAAAACTGCATCAACTCAAGTTTTACTTATGCCCAAAGCTTCTTCTCAGTCACTCGTCCGCACCAAAATGTTGCAAGTGCGATTTAGCCCAATTGAATACGAGATGATTCGCTCCAAAGCGGAAGATACGAGCATGAGTTTGGCAGAATTAACAAGACGTTGTATATTACTGCGACAAATCCCACCACCACCGCCGCGACTGGGCAGAGTGACAGTAGACACATACTTAGAACTTTTACGCATCGGCAACAATATCAACCAACTGGCCAAAGCCACCAACACCGCCATTAAAATGCAGTTGCCACCGCCAGCATCACCAGAACTTCTACAAGAACTCTTAGAACTGTTACGACACTGCCAACGGGAAATAGCCAATACCTTCATCGAAGAATCGGACGAGGAAACAGATGATTGGCAACCAGACTAA